A window of Nicotiana tabacum cultivar K326 chromosome 24, ASM71507v2, whole genome shotgun sequence contains these coding sequences:
- the LOC107774874 gene encoding uncharacterized protein LOC107774874 gives MSVHEDVTDPQLAMMYEAQSVDQIDHHHPLSLKIVLHGKNKLGFVLGTCKKSNYDVSLHELWDRFNVIVLAWIMNTVSPNLLSTVIYASDAYTVWEDLRERFDKVNISRAAYLHKEIATLTQGVSSISVYFSRLRELWDEYETLTPPPTCGCPESKKHVEHYQLQKLYQFLTGLNDSYKNAKNQVLMTRPLPNLNQVYAMIINVESQRINGKGVYGSNDANEVAAMMSNRHYNNNGGPTNTAYTAGYKTKKSFNKSPVYCEYCSQSSEAQNNSLGSSTLSSLAKFFTPEQYQQILQMLNKGKDAEPVANSATTGTAELSETDKNKVYLPTGEKLIITHTGICSFSEIRSGKVLGIGKEELGLYILKTKDRQFSEQHLPPTVNTIVSSTNKCAIDDYSKYIWIFLLTTKVDTIVALKNFLAMVRNQFRTSIKCLRTDNGTEFMNDQVTFLFQNLGILHQSSCVYTPQQNRVIEKRHRSILDMARALRFQAYVPLCFWGECVSTAVYLLNRLPTILLQGKTLFEELYQKGPSIQHLRVFGSLYYATKVQKVDKFIPRVVPTIFMGYSYSQKGYVLYDLHSKGFFVSRDVVFKEYIFPFKNMRSDVPCLFLILEFRDSSPIYKNAQQPSSG, from the exons ATGTCGGTTCATGAAGATGTTACTGATCCTCAGCTCGCAATGATGTATGAAGCTCAATCAGTAGATCAGATTGATCATCATCATCCTCT GTCATTGAAAATTGTATTACATGGCAAAAACAAGTTAGGATTTGTTCTAGGCACCTGCAAAAAAAGCAACTACGATGTTAGCCTTCATGAACTATGGGATAGATTTAATGTGATAGTGCTTGCATGGATTATGAATACTGTGTCTCCTAATCTGCTTAGTACTGTAATCTATGCATCAGATGCCTATACTGTTTGGGAAGATCTTAGGGAGAGATTTGACAAAGTTAATATTTCTAGGGCAGCTTACTTGCATAAGGAAATAGCTACACTAACCCAAGGAGTATCCTCTATATCTGTTTACTTTTCTCGACTAAGAGAACTGTGGGATGAGTATGAAACGTTGACTCCTCCTCCTACTTGTGGTTGTCCTGAGTCAAAGAAGCATGTTGAGCACTATCAGCTTCAAAAACTCTATCAGTTTCTCACTGGGCTTAATGACTCATATAAAAATGCTAAGAATCAGGTGTTGATGACTAGACCTCTGCCTAATCTGAATCAAGTTTATGCTATGATTATCAATGTTGAAAGCCAAAGAATCAATGGTAAAGGTGTGTATGGTTCTAATGATGCCAATGAAGTTGCAGCTATGATGAGTAATAGGCACTACAACAACAATGGAGGTCCTACAAACACTGCATACACTGCAGGTTATAAAACTAAAAAATCATTCaacaagtcaccagtttattgtGAGTACTGCAG TCAATCTTCAGAAGCTCAAAATAATTCCTTGGGAAGCTCTACTCTTAGTTCTCTAGCTAAGTTCTTTACTCCAGAACAGTACCAGCAGATATTGCAGATGTTGAACAAAGGCAAGGATGCTGAACCTGTAGCTAATTCAGCAACTACAGGAACAGCAG AATTATCAGaaacagataaaaacaaagtATATCTCCCTACTGGTGAGAAGCTTATTATTACACACACTGGAATATGTTCCTTTTCAGAGATAAGAAG TGGGAAGGTCCTGGGGATTGGTAAAGAAGAACTTGGTCTCTACATTCTCAAGACTAAAGACAGACAATTTTCTGAGCAACATTTACCACCAACTGTAAATACCATTGTTAGTAGTACAAATAAGTGTGCTA TTGATGATTACTCAAAGTATATTTGGATATTTCTTCTAACCACTAAAGTTGATACTATTGTGGCATTGAAAAACTTCCTAGCAATGGTTAGAAATCAGTTCAGAACCTCTATTAAATGTCTTAGAACAGATAATGGCACTGAATTTATGAATGATCAAGTGACTTTCTTATTTCAAAATCTTGGAATTCTTCATCAAAGTTCATGTGTGTACACTCCTCAACAAAATAGAGTTATTGAGAAAAGACACAGATCAATTCTAGATATGGCTAGAGCGCTGAGATTTCAGGCTTATGTACCTTTGTGTTTCTGGGGTGAATGTGTGTCCACTGCAGTTTACCTACTGAACAGGCTACCTACTATTCTTCTTCAGGGAAAGACTCTCTTTGAGGAACTTTATCAGAAAGGTCCATCCATTCAACATCTCAGAGTTTTTGGGAGCTTATATTATGCCACTAAAGTACAGAAAGTAGACAAGTTCATTCCTAGAGTAGTCCCAACAATTTTCATGGGGTATTCCTATTCTCAAAAGGGCTATGTGCTATATGATCTTCATTCCAAAGGTTTCTTTGTAAGCAGAGATGTTGTGTTCAAGGaatatatttttccttttaagAATATGAGGTCAGATGTTCCTTGTCTATTTCTTATTCTTGAGTTCAGAGACTCATCACCCATCTATAAGAATGCTCAACAGCCATCTTCTGGCTAA
- the LOC142178050 gene encoding uncharacterized protein LOC142178050: protein MKQEINNFMQTDTESVYQAWKRLAAMLRKCPHHGIQDPVILYIFYHGLKPSARNVIDTTSGGSIIGKITTEAMQLLNEISKNAVQWPSDRMIIKKTAGVNQVEALNSLTQQIATLTQKNGGFSGNHPNHECQASTQNEEQVNAIGYRNNYSFDSPMAQKHLGFQWSNPNGAENPQIVFNQKQQVSQLATLMSEKIQGALPSNTEKNPKEHLKAISLRAGKSLDDPYVDREGKPQEVKKMNREKLDKQFSKFLDILKQLYINIPFADALTQMPSYAKFLKEILSSKRKLEEVSVVKLTEKYSAILQNKLPQKLDDLGSFTIPCTVGGAHFEKALCDSGASINLMPISIFRKLELGEMKDAGVSLQLADQSTKTPKGIIENILVRVDKFVFPIDFIVLEMEENTEVPLILGRPFLATGRAIIDVHQGQLILLVDEERMIFDMQKMIKFPGDESSSSCFQIDLLDDLVDEYKDNQLISDSLEICLARSGTISDDNPIIREGWTPKQQIPKTNIQQSLTKASSSKAALKENLKQALQNIDNYEEHQIMQLIEDTASTGESSNRDMCNPKGIALAYMDPNCE from the exons atgaagcaagaaattaataattttatgcAGACAGATACTGAATCTGTATACCAGGCATGGAAAAGATTAGCAGCAATGTTAAGAAAATGCCCACATCATGGTATCCAAGACCCTgtcattttatatattttctatcACGGTCTTAAACCCTCTGCTAGGAATGTAATTGATACAACATCAGGAGGATCAATAATTGGAAAAATTACTACAGAAGCAATGCAATTGCTTAATGAAATTTCGAAAAATGCTGTTCAATGGCCTTCAGACAGAATGATTATAAAAAAAACAGCTGGAGTAAATCaagttgaagctttgaattcattGACACAACAAATTGCGACCTTAACACAAAAAAATGGAGGCTTTTCAG GAAATCATCCGAATCATGAATGCCAAGCTTCAACACAAAATGAGGAACAGGTAAATGCGATTGGTTATAGAAATAATTACTCATTCGATAGTCCCATGGCACAAAAACATCTAGGATTTCAATGGAGTAATCCTAATGGTGCTGAAAATCCTCAAATTGTTTTTAATCAAAAGCAGCAG GTAAGCCAGTTAGCAACCCTCATGTCTGAAAAAATTCAAGGTGCTCTACCAAGCAACACAGAGAAAAACCCAAAAGAACACCTCAAAGCCATCTCTCTACGAGCAGGTAAATCTCTTGATGATCCATATGTAGATAGAGAAGGAAAGCCACAAGAAGTGAAAAAG ATGAACAGAGAAAAGCTTGACAAACAGTTTTCAAAGTTTCTAGATATTTTGAAGCAACTTTACATTAACATACCTTTCGCAGATGCTTTGACACAAATGCCTTCATATGCTAAATTTCTCAAAGAGATTttgtcaagtaaaagaaaattggaagaagtttcagTGGTTAAGCTTACAGAAAAATATagtgctatacttcaaaataagctcCCACAGAAACTGGATGATCTGGGAAGTTTTACAATTCCTTGTACCGTGGGAGGTGCTCATTTTGAAAAGGCGTTATGTGATTCAGGTGCTTCAATAAATCTAATgcctatttcaattttcagaaaatTAGAACTTGGTGAAATGAAAGATGCTGGTGTGTCTCTTCAATTAGCTGATCAAAGTACTAAGACACCAAAAGGAATTATTGAAAATATCCTTGTTAGAGTTGACAAATTTGTATTCCCAATAGATTTTATAGTgcttgaaatggaagaaaatactgAGGTACCATTAATTTTAGGTAGACCATTTCTCGCAACAGGGAGAGCAATTATTGATGTTCATCAAGGACAATTAATATTGCTAGTTGATGAGGAAAGAATGATTTTTGACATgcagaaaatgataaaatttccTGGGGATGAGTCATCATCATCTTGTTTTCAAATTGACTTACTAGATGATCTTGTAGACGAATATAAAGATAATCAGTTAATTAGTGATTCATTGGAGATATGTTTGGCTAGGTCAGGTACCATAAGTGATGATAACCCCATAATTAGAGAAGGTTGGACTCCCAAACAACAGATTCCCAAGACAAATATTCAACAAAGCCTTACAAAAGCTTCATCTTCAAAAGCAGCGCTCAAAGAAAATCTCAAGCAAGCTCTGCAAAATATTGACAACTATGAAGAACATCAAATCATGCAGCTAATAGAAGATACTGCTTCAACAGGAGAAAGCAGTAACAGAGACATGTGCAACCCAAAGGGAATAGCTTTGGCCTACATGGACCCCAACTGCGAATAA